DNA sequence from the Nitrososphaerota archaeon genome:
TGCCCGGGAAACGAGGAGTTGACCCCGCCGGCCGACCTCGTCCTGGTCAAGCGAGGGGACACCCTGCTCAAGCAGACTGATTCTGAAGGGGATGTCATCAAGAACTGGGCGGTGAGGATATTCCCCGCGAAGAACCCGATCGTCACTCCGAGCGCCCCTCCGTCCTACGGCGAGGCACCCCACTACAGCGAGCCTGCGGTAGGTTACCACTACATCCTCGTGGCCACACCCAAGCACGACCAGCCCTTCGCCAAGATAGACATAGAGCAGTGGACCAGCATCTTGGCGTCCCTCCAGGACAAGGTCAGGTGGCTCTATTCACAGAAGGGGGTCAGCTACGTGCTCGTCTACGTCAACTCCGAGAAGGAAGGGAACCCCACCGCTGTGCACCCTCACATAGAAATCGTCACCACCCCCCGGGTCCCGCCCACGGTCGAAGAGGAGGCGGACACCGTCCAGACTTCCCTCAACGACCTGGGTGTCTGCCCCATGTGCCAGGTGGTCGGCACCGAGACCGGGGGTCCCCGGCAGATACTTGCGACGGACTTCTTCATATCCTTCGCGCCCTGGGTCTCGACCCATCCGTTCGAGTTCTGGATCTATCCGAAGAGGCACATGACCAGCATCCTCAAGCTTTCCCAGAAGGAGATGATGGACCTGGCGCTGATGCTCAGGTCGACGCTCGGCGGGATGTCCAAAGCGCTCGACACGCAGACGTTCACCATGGTCTTCCACAGTTCGTCTGAGAAGAAGACGACGAAGCAGATCCACTGGCACATGGAGGTGTACCCTCGCAAGCCCCAGCTGTCCGGGCTGGAGCTGGGAGGGGGGATATACCTGAGCGAGGTTTCCCCTGAAAGCGCCGCCCAGGTGCTCGGAGCCAGCTCCAGGAAGGAGCTCGCTCAGCTCGTTGGAGTCCGCTAGTCAGGATGCCCGCTTCAGCCTGTCGATGAGCTTCGTGGGGAATGGGTCTCTCCCTAGGCAGAGTGCCAGGTAGTACGAAGCCATGTCCAGCCGGTAGACCAAAGTGATAAGCTCTGAGAGCGTCCCCCTCCGCCTTCCACTGACTTCGATTGGAGACCTGTCGGCGCTGGACAGAATCCGGACCATCAGGTCGGTCCTCACCCTGTCGCGCTTTTCCTCGGAGGAGTGGCGGAGGAAGATGGGCTCGAAGTCACCCCGGGGGTCTTCCCAGGCCTCGATGTCGTTGTGAAAGGCGTCGGGGATGCCGTAGTAGAGCGCGTGGACCTTTGCGTTCTCGTTGAGGACGTTCTTGAAGCGTATCCCCGCTCCGCGGGTGGACTTCGATCCATAGATGACTGGGGTTCTGTCTACGAGCGAAAGAGCCAGGACCTTCGAAGGGTTCTCTTTCAGGGGGGACCCAACCCTGACCGTGCGTCCTTCGGCCTCCATGCCCCTGAACGCCTCTTCGGCATCCGCCTCGCATTTGAGGTCGAGCGCAGAGTTCATCACCGAAAGACAGGCGAACACTATGTACGGCAGGACGTAGCGGGGGGCAACCAGCCCCGGCATCCTGATGTGGGGCACCCCGAGCTTCTTGGCCACTTCCATCAGAGACCCGCCCGAAGAAATGGAAACAACGGTTGCATGTTTCTTGACCGCAGTTTTCATCATCTCGATTGTCTCTTCGGTCTCACCCGACGCACTAACCGCAATCGCGAGTGAATCGTCCATGTCTTCAGTCGGGAGTTGGCCCTTGAACACGCCGACCCCTATCGCCGGCCTATCCGCCAGCCAGCTCGCGATTATGTCCCCTCCAGCGGCCGAACCCCCCATTCCTAGGACGAACCCCTTCCTCAGCCCGCCACTGGGCAAGGACGGGGCAACCCTGAACCCTTCTCTGGCCAGGGAAGTCCATCGCTCGTAGGTCCTGTGGACCAGGTGAGAGTCGACGCGTTTGATATGCTCAGGGGAGAATGGGTCGTCCAATTGGCTTCACGAGGGCTGCGATTGTGGCAGACCCCGGCCCCTTTCCGCTTTAAGCTCGACGCTGTGGTGGCGGGCAGCCGGTGACCGAATCTTCACGCAAGGCGCCCCTTCCGCACCCCTGCCTTCTTCCTTTCGGCTGAGGTGAGACGAAAGGTCGTCCTGAGCAACGCCTCTCCCGCCCTCGTGAGCGTCTTTCCGCGCCTCTCCACCATGCGCCGCTGGGTCTCCACGACCGAATCGACCAGCAGTTCTGTCATCTTCCCTGTCGGGGCCAGGTAGGTAAAGCTGGGAACGTTCGTCCTGGCGAGCCCGGCCAGCTGGCAGCCGGTGCCGAGTGTCTTGCCTGCGTAGACCAGGGTCCCGATAGAAAGTTTGCCTAGGTCTCCGACGGCCGGGCCGACCTTCATCATCCCTGAATCCACCTTCTCACCCCCGACCTCTAGTCTGACGTTCCCGTAGGTGTTCTTCAGGTTGCTGAAGTTGCTCCCTGCGCCGATGTTGACCCATTCGCCGACGTAAGAGTCGCCCACGTAGCCCTGGTGGGCCTTGTTCGTGTGAGCCATCAATATCGAGTTGTCCACCTGTCCCCCGACCCTGCACCCTTCGAAAATCGAGGTCCCGCCGCCTATCTGGGCGGAGTAGAGCCTGGTCCGCGGACCGATATAGCAGGGCCCGGTCACTCGAGAGAAGCTCTCTACCAGTGCCCCTTCTTCGATCATGATCGGCCCCTTCCTGGCGTCGAAGTGGACAAACTCTTCCACCTCAGCATCCCCATGGAGTCTTAGGTTCGAAGGAGGGCCCCTGAGGGCCGCGTTGGTGGGTAGGGCAGGGGGGTGTTCAAAGTGCTTCGCCTGTTCCGCTATGGCAAGCCCGTTGCTCTTGACGAGCTCCCAGTAGCCCCTCAGGAGGCTTTCGGAGGGGACGTCGAGCCTCTCGGCTCCCTTCATCGCCTTGGCCACCCCGCCTCTGGCTAAGACTCCGGGTGGGAGGGAAGAAGCATCATTCCTCGCGGCGACAAGGCGATCCCCCGAGAAGGCAGCAAAGGGCCCCTTCCTCTCAAAGAGGGACCGGAGCGACCTGCCCGGCCTCGCGAGGGCGTTGACGAATTGAACCTGACCGTGGACCGGTTCGTTGTAGCTGGTCCGGAGCTCCTCGCGGGCGACATCGGCCAGGCCCTCCCTCCCCCAGAGATGGTGGCCTGCGGGGTCGGATACCTGCAGGAGGATGGACTCGAGGAGGGTCCTGGTGCCCCAGGCGAGTTGGCTCGCGTGCCTCATGGCGACCAGCGGGCCGAAGCCTGCCAGCTCGTCGTCTTCGAAAACTACTACGGTCAAGGCCTAGAGGACCTTACCGAGCTTCTTGAGGAACGGGTCATTTGCATCATTGCATGACGCCCTGTCCCCGATGTCAATGAACTCCCCCTTTACCTTGACCAGCGAGGACGACTGCTTGGATGCTACTGTTCTTCAGCTGGGTGTCGCCTTGGGCTCAGGCTTGCCAGCTCGTCCTTATACGCTTCGTCAGTCCCTGAAAGAATGCATGGGTCGACGACCAGGCCCTTCACTCCGAGGGAGACGACCTTCCCGATGTCAGTAGGGGTGAGCTTCTTCTGAGTCCTAAGAAGAACGGGTTTTGTGGAGAGGTTGGTAATGACCCCTACGGTCGCAAAGTCTAGGACTGTGAACGGGGTGCCTCTCGCCTGAGGCTGGACCGTGGCAATGTCAATGGCTTCCACGCCCTCCATCCGCGAGAGCTGGCTCACCTGTTCGAGGATGTAGCCGGTCGAAATCGCGCAGATCTTCTTTACCCGCTCGTCGGAGAGCACAAAGAGCGGCATCAGGTGGGCGTACATCTCGACGAACCCGAAGGACGTGCCCATGATCCTCTCCCAGTATTCCTCGGTGAGCTGTTTTCCTCCTCCGATGAAGAGGCCGCAGGGGACCGAGACTGTTGAGATCACGTCCTTGATGTAGGCGTCGTGCAGGTCGTAGCTACCGTAATGGCTCGGGGATGAGGACTCGTCTCCGTCTACGTTCATCATGATCGCATCGGCGCCCGCCTCCTCTGCCCTTGCAGCCAGCGAGGAGCTGTTCTTCGGCAGACTCGCAAGGAAAGAGTACTCGCGGTCGCGGGCTATGACTTCCAGTGGCCTTCGCAGCTGCGGAACGGACTCCATTCTGCTTCTGAACCAAGGTAGCGTCTCCTGCTTACAAGAGAAGTGCTCAAATGTGGTTTATTGTGTGATTAACTAACTTACATCACGAGGCCGGCTTCAGGGCCGCCTAGGTCCAGACTGCGACGCCGAGCGCGATGAAGATGAGCGTAAGGTAGGGGCTTGTTATCTTGAATAGAGTCCAGGCCGTCTCGCGCTTCCTGTCGACTGCCAGTTTCGCGCTGTAGGCCAGCACTATCGCGCCCAGGAAGACCGCCGAGGCCGCGTAAATGACGCTCGGCCGAAGGAAGACGAGGGCGAGTGAAAAGACCCCGAGCAACGCGGACGTGCCCGCCACACAGACGGACGCGACCCTGTCGCCGAACACGACGGGGAGCATGGGTACCTTCGCGGCTTCGTAGTCGGCTCTGCTGAAGATGGCAAGGCTCCAGATGTGGGTCGGTATCCAGACCATAACCAGTGCGGACATGTAAAGGGCGATGGGAGAGAGGGGGTTTGAACCGGGGACAGCAGCATAACCGACGAGCACGGGCATTCCTCCTGAGAAGCCTCCGAGGATTATGTTGAGCCAGCTCCTGCGTTTCAGGAGCAAGGAGTAGACCACGACGTTGTCCAGGAGGCCGATCAGCATGAACGTTGCCGAAGCCTCGTTGATCAGAAGGAGGGGGATCAGAACGGAGAGGCTGGCCATGGTCAGGCCGTAGACCAGGGCGTTCCTCGGGAGGATCTCTCCGCTCGGTATCGGCCTGTTCATAGTCCGTTTCATCATCTTGTCGATGTCCCTATCGTGGTAATTGGTCAGCACGTCTGCTGAAGCGCTCCCAAGGGTCAGGGCGACGAAGCAGACCAGGATGAGTGAGGGCGAGATGACCGCCCCGACGGTCTCCTTGTAGGACACGAGCATTGCGATAATACCGGTGAAGACCAGGAGACCCCATATCCGCGGCTTTGTCAACCGCCAGTAGTTCTCGATGGTCCGCGTGAGAGGCAAGGTTCGAACGCGTTCCAGCGAGGGTTAAAACGTTAGCGTACGTCTTCCAAAACCGTAAATAGGCCGACCGAGCGGTTGGAACCAGCCTTGGCCTTTGGAGACCCGCTTCAAATAATCGTTATCGGAATAATCGTGGTAGTCATCTTCCTTTGGGGGCCGCAGAAGATCCCCGACCTTGCAAGGGCGATGGGACGGGCAAAGAAGGAGTTCGACGATGCCTCCAAGGAAGGCTCCACCCCGACGCACACTGGCCAGGACATGACAGCGGACCAGGCATTGCTGGAAGCAGCCAGCAGACTGGGAATCTTCACCGAGGGCAAGACACGGGCTCAGATTTCGCAGGAAATCGTCGAGCGAGCCAGGTCTCGAGCCTGACCCAATCGGGGACTAGCTCAGAAGCCTCATCAGCGCGTCGGACTGGGCCCATAGTGTTGCTCCAGAGGAGGCTTTTCTTCGTCAGGAAGGTGGTCGGTGACGCAGTTTCTCATCATTGCCCTGGTCCCTCAGTCTTCGCAGGGTGATTTCCTGTTCGGTGACGTAGAGAACAATCTCGTCCTTCTCCTTCCATCCAAAACCTTCGACGACTGGTTGGGGGACCGTAATCCTAAGGCTGTTCCCGGTCTTGCCCAGCTTGACCCGGAAGATAACGGGCACAGGCATGGCCGATTCTAACGCAAATATAAACCTCGGTTATGTCAATAGAACAGACAGCCTGGGTCAAGGAGCGCAACCCATAGCCGATATCAATGCATGTTAGTATCTGCGTAATAACATGGGCTCTCTTCTCAAAACGCAACCGATCCTGGCGCGACGCTTTAGGTGGGAGGACATTGGGGTGGAGATTTACAACCTGGAGAGCGGAATGGGGGACGAGGGTTCTGGAGAATCCTGACTCCTTTCAGAGAGTACTGGATGCGCTAATCGAAAACGCCGTAGGCATGATGAATCATCCTGTACACCCAAACGTCGACCCCAAGTCGGGATTGGCGCGCAGAGATGACGGCGAGCTCATGGAGAGCGCTTCGCGCGTGACTTTCATCCTCAATGCGCCCGGCTATTGGCAGGAGGACCTGCATGTCTCCGTCTCCGCCGACGAGGTCGAGGTAAGGGGGCCTGACTTCGTTGTCAGGAAGCGATTCCTCCCGGATGTGGACCCCGCGAGCGTCGAGAAGAGCTACACGAATGGAATCCTTGAAATCCGGCTGAAAAAGCTGGACTAGACTCGTCCTCGACAGCAAGAGCGGGATTTAACTACCAGGAAGGATTCATGTCCTTGATGAGCAATCTTGCCAATCGGAGGCGACTTGCTGCGACCGAAGGGTTCGACGCCATCTTCGAGATGGTGAAGTCGGCCACCGAGTTGAGCCTCGGGATGCACAGAGCGGGCCTGACGCTGGTTCTCGGAGACATCCCAAACTCGGTGGGGGCGTACCACGAGATGGGGTCGAATGCCATAGTCATGAACAGAAACCTGCTGAGGATAGTGCAGAAGCTGTCTAGGTCGGGGGTGAAGAGGAACTCCTACGTCTTCATGATACTGCTCCATGAATACCTGCACAGCCTTGGCTACACCGACGACAGGCAGGTCAGGAACCTTAGCAGGCAGATCGCAAGCGAGTACTTCGGCGGGAAGCATCCTGCAGGGGAGATGGCTGTCATGCCGCTGAACAAGTTCTTCCCTGACCTCGGGAAATACGCAGTGTTCAGGGACAAGGGCGAGTACGAGACTATCAGAAAATTCGACAGCTCGAGCACCCCCTACATCGGGTAGTAGAATCCGTAAATACGCCAGCGCGTCGCGCCGCCCTTCGAAGCCTCAGTGTCTCTTGAATTTGGCCTCATCGCCCTAGACGTAGTTGCATCCTGGCTGAGGATGATGGTCGCCCTCGGCCTGAGCATCGTTTTCGCACTTGCCGTTGGCATCGCTGCGGGAAGGAACAGAAGGGCTGAATCGATTATTCTGCCACTCTTGGACATTTTCCAGTCGATCCCCATACTAGGATTCTTCCCTTTCATAGTGTTTGGAATCTACGGGGTTCTTCCAAACGCAGTGGGCGCAAACCTCGCCGTCGTTCTCCTGATCTTCACAAGCATGTCCTGGAACATTGCGTTCGGTGTCTACGAGGCTGTCAAGGCAGTACCCCAGGACTTCGCCGATCTCCTCAGCCTGACCAATTCGAGCCTCTGGCAGAGGATGAGGTCGATGTACATCCCGGCTTCCATGAGCCGGATAGCATACAACACGCAGACCTCCTGGGCCGTAGGGCTGTTCTTTCTTGT
Encoded proteins:
- a CDS encoding galactose-1-phosphate uridylyltransferase codes for the protein MVEIRKDYFTEKLSIILPDRGLKPGQVITQRAEKCNFCPGNEELTPPADLVLVKRGDTLLKQTDSEGDVIKNWAVRIFPAKNPIVTPSAPPSYGEAPHYSEPAVGYHYILVATPKHDQPFAKIDIEQWTSILASLQDKVRWLYSQKGVSYVLVYVNSEKEGNPTAVHPHIEIVTTPRVPPTVEEEADTVQTSLNDLGVCPMCQVVGTETGGPRQILATDFFISFAPWVSTHPFEFWIYPKRHMTSILKLSQKEMMDLALMLRSTLGGMSKALDTQTFTMVFHSSSEKKTTKQIHWHMEVYPRKPQLSGLELGGGIYLSEVSPESAAQVLGASSRKELAQLVGVR
- a CDS encoding putative sugar nucleotidyl transferase — protein: MTVVVFEDDELAGFGPLVAMRHASQLAWGTRTLLESILLQVSDPAGHHLWGREGLADVAREELRTSYNEPVHGQVQFVNALARPGRSLRSLFERKGPFAAFSGDRLVAARNDASSLPPGVLARGGVAKAMKGAERLDVPSESLLRGYWELVKSNGLAIAEQAKHFEHPPALPTNAALRGPPSNLRLHGDAEVEEFVHFDARKGPIMIEEGALVESFSRVTGPCYIGPRTRLYSAQIGGGTSIFEGCRVGGQVDNSILMAHTNKAHQGYVGDSYVGEWVNIGAGSNFSNLKNTYGNVRLEVGGEKVDSGMMKVGPAVGDLGKLSIGTLVYAGKTLGTGCQLAGLARTNVPSFTYLAPTGKMTELLVDSVVETQRRMVERRGKTLTRAGEALLRTTFRLTSAERKKAGVRKGRLA
- a CDS encoding heme o synthase; protein product: MPLTRTIENYWRLTKPRIWGLLVFTGIIAMLVSYKETVGAVISPSLILVCFVALTLGSASADVLTNYHDRDIDKMMKRTMNRPIPSGEILPRNALVYGLTMASLSVLIPLLLINEASATFMLIGLLDNVVVYSLLLKRRSWLNIILGGFSGGMPVLVGYAAVPGSNPLSPIALYMSALVMVWIPTHIWSLAIFSRADYEAAKVPMLPVVFGDRVASVCVAGTSALLGVFSLALVFLRPSVIYAASAVFLGAIVLAYSAKLAVDRKRETAWTLFKITSPYLTLIFIALGVAVWT
- a CDS encoding twin-arginine translocase TatA/TatE family subunit, producing the protein MAFGDPLQIIVIGIIVVVIFLWGPQKIPDLARAMGRAKKEFDDASKEGSTPTHTGQDMTADQALLEAASRLGIFTEGKTRAQISQEIVERARSRA
- a CDS encoding AbrB/MazE/SpoVT family DNA-binding domain-containing protein, yielding MPVPVIFRVKLGKTGNSLRITVPQPVVEGFGWKEKDEIVLYVTEQEITLRRLRDQGNDEKLRHRPPS
- a CDS encoding Hsp20/alpha crystallin family protein is translated as MGWRFTTWRAEWGTRVLENPDSFQRVLDALIENAVGMMNHPVHPNVDPKSGLARRDDGELMESASRVTFILNAPGYWQEDLHVSVSADEVEVRGPDFVVRKRFLPDVDPASVEKSYTNGILEIRLKKLD